A stretch of Zerene cesonia ecotype Mississippi chromosome 23, Zerene_cesonia_1.1, whole genome shotgun sequence DNA encodes these proteins:
- the LOC119836319 gene encoding 2-(3-amino-3-carboxypropyl)histidine synthase subunit 1 — MEDLTANSKVVVVRAKPEGQRKTFKPNVRSVNKIPDELLNDPLINRACEALPQNYNFEIHKTIWRIRSLGSKRVAIQLPEGLTMFATTLCDIIETFTIADTVIMGDVTYGACCIDDFTATALGVDLLVHYGHSCLIPIDQTSSIKVLYIFVDIKIDPSHFLDTIRLNFPRKTHLAIVSTIQFVTTLHSVAKDLRNEDYIVTIPQSKPLSPGEILGCTAPKLNSDCVIYLGDGRFHLEAIMIANPSILAYKYDPYEKKFTSEVYEHDVMKMNRKNQIEIASNANNFGLILGTLGRQGSTKVLANLEKQISNCNKNYVKILLSEIFPSKLALFGLDAFVQVACPRLSIDWGTAFPRPLLTPYEFSVSLGNSKWLKDDGTYPMDFYASDSLGPWTPNYKPVLCSSSDKKCDNCCGKEK; from the exons ATGGAAGATTTAACAGCTAACTCTAAAGTAGTAGTTGTGCGAGCAAAACCCGAAGGCCAGAGAAAAACTTTCAAACCCAATGTGCGATCAGTGAACAAAATACCAGATGAATTGTTAAATGATCCTCTTATTAACAGAGCTTGTGAAGCTTTACCCCAAaactataattttgaaattcataAGACAATATGGAGGATTCGTTCATTGGGATCAAAAAGAGTCGCTATACAGTTACCCGAAG GTTTAACTATGTTTGCCACCACTTTATGTGATATAATAGAGACATTTACTATAGCTGACACTGTAATAATGGGCGATGTTACTTATGGAGCCTGCTGTATAGACGACTTTACTGCTACAGCATTGGGAGTAGATTTATTAGTACATTATGGACATTCATGTCTCATACCGATTGATCAAACAAGCAGTATAAAAGTACTTTACATATTTGTAGATATTAAAATCGACCCATCACACTTTTTAGATACAATAAGACTGAATTTTCCAAGGAAAACACATTTAGCAATAGTTAGTACTATACAATTTGTCACAACTCTCCATTCAGTGGCAAAAGATCTGAGAAATGAAGattatattgttacaattCCTCAGAGTAAGCCTCTTTCTCCAGGTGAGATTCTTGGATGTACTGCCCCCAAACTAAATTCAGattgtgtaatatatttgGGTGATGGTAGATTTCATTTAGAGGCAATTATGATAGCTAATCCTTCAATACTAGCATATAAATATGACCCATATGAGAAAAAATTTACCTCAGAAGTATATGAGCATGATGTTATGAAAATGAACAGGAAAAATCAAATAGAAATAGCCTCAAATGCCAATAACTTTGGCTTAATATTGGGTACACTGGGCAGACAGGGTAGTACAAAAGTATTAGCCAATCTAGAGAAGCAAATCTCAaactgcaataaaaattatgttaaaatattattatcagaaATATTTCCAAGTAAGTTGGCACTCTTTGGCTTAGATGCATTTGTGCAGGTTGCTTGTCCAAGGCTGTCAATAGATTGGGGTACTGCATTTCCGAGGCCATTGCTGACACCATATGAATTTTCTGTGTCATTAGGGAATAGTAAGTGGCTGAAAGATGATGGAACCTACCCTATGGACTTTTATGCAAGTGATAGCTTAGGGCCATGGACTCCAAATTACAAGCCTGTTTTGTGTTCATCTTCAGACAAGAAATGTGATAATTGTTGTGGAAAGGAAAAATGA